One window from the genome of bacterium encodes:
- a CDS encoding DKNYY domain-containing protein yields the protein MQRKTILGTILIVAILACGFAIWKMYSPASQQSTWIPASALPKHEPSVSDNKWFWMNGDTIYCQGNPIGEADVATFEASSNSAYAKDKNNVYMCTNVVANFDPATFVVVDANYGKDATHVVYGGYYLVPGADTRTFSVIPGSSYAKDQYRVWDTWRELPGANPTTFEILPQSASRDKNAIYISDKRFGPASLITDNAQYAKALPPACNPADADPIEPQIFPGAFSDDLQVIGYMSASRICVIDKKAATVQSFPYGFSDSASLSTDGSQVLFYKYLKGDGAGEQTCADCGQYSLDRATGKVEKVSK from the coding sequence ATGCAACGAAAAACTATTCTTGGCACGATACTGATTGTAGCGATACTCGCATGCGGTTTTGCGATATGGAAAATGTATTCACCAGCTTCTCAGCAATCCACATGGATTCCGGCGAGCGCCCTGCCCAAACATGAACCCTCTGTCAGCGACAACAAATGGTTTTGGATGAATGGCGATACGATTTATTGCCAGGGAAATCCCATAGGCGAAGCGGACGTCGCAACGTTTGAAGCATCGTCGAACAGTGCATATGCTAAAGACAAGAACAATGTCTACATGTGCACAAATGTCGTGGCGAATTTTGATCCAGCGACCTTTGTCGTTGTTGATGCCAACTACGGTAAAGACGCAACGCATGTCGTCTACGGAGGCTACTACCTCGTGCCCGGCGCGGATACCAGGACTTTCAGTGTGATTCCGGGAAGCAGCTATGCCAAAGATCAGTACCGCGTCTGGGATACGTGGCGCGAGCTGCCCGGTGCCAACCCTACAACATTCGAGATTTTGCCTCAGAGTGCTTCGAGGGATAAGAATGCGATTTATATAAGCGACAAGCGATTTGGTCCTGCAAGCCTCATCACCGACAACGCGCAGTATGCAAAGGCACTGCCTCCGGCGTGCAATCCGGCAGATGCCGATCCTATCGAACCGCAAATATTTCCCGGCGCATTCTCCGACGACCTGCAAGTGATTGGATATATGAGTGCTTCTCGCATCTGCGTTATTGATAAAAAGGCAGCAACCGTACAGAGCTTCCCATATGGCTTCTCGGATAGCGCGTCTCTCTCAACAGACGGCTCGCAGGTCTTGTTCTACAAATATCTGAAGGGAGACGGCGCAGGCGAACAAACATGCGCAGATTGCGGACAGTATTCACTTGATCGGGCGACTGGCAAGGTCGAGAAGGTTTCGAAATGA